In the genome of Haloarcula sp. CBA1129, one region contains:
- a CDS encoding universal stress protein: protein MTDRPSILVPIRVLEGESVPEGIPELLAHTHVVLLGYHVIPEQTAPGQARMQFEDRAMGRLDEYEEMFEEAGATVERRLVFTHNGQKTIDRMIAEHDCLAVLVPNATGPVEDVLVPVRGAIGVDRLARVVASVFGNTDADVTLYHVVDEDTTDDDIQTLLNGMADRLAQFGMDPSTIETRIDRDRNPLDAIADVAESFDTVVMGETDPSLVTFVFGMPAEQVANRFLGPVFVVQREPPADE, encoded by the coding sequence ATGACGGACCGACCATCGATACTCGTCCCGATCCGCGTGCTCGAAGGAGAATCGGTCCCTGAGGGTATCCCTGAGCTACTTGCGCATACCCACGTCGTCCTGCTGGGGTATCACGTCATCCCAGAACAGACTGCCCCCGGACAGGCCCGGATGCAGTTCGAGGACCGGGCCATGGGACGGCTCGATGAGTACGAAGAGATGTTCGAGGAGGCCGGAGCCACTGTCGAGCGGCGGCTCGTGTTCACCCATAACGGCCAGAAGACGATTGACCGCATGATTGCTGAACACGACTGTCTGGCCGTTCTCGTTCCGAACGCCACAGGACCGGTCGAAGACGTACTGGTTCCAGTTCGTGGGGCCATCGGAGTTGACCGTCTGGCCCGTGTCGTCGCCAGCGTGTTCGGGAACACGGATGCCGACGTGACGTTGTATCACGTCGTGGACGAGGACACAACGGACGATGATATTCAGACACTTCTCAACGGGATGGCGGACCGATTAGCGCAGTTCGGGATGGACCCGTCGACTATCGAGACACGGATCGACCGCGACCGGAACCCTCTGGACGCGATTGCGGACGTGGCTGAGTCGTTCGATACGGTCGTCATGGGTGAAACCGACCCGTCTCTTGTGACGTTCGTGTTCGGGATGCCAGCCGAGCAGGTCGCTAACCGGTTCCTCGGGCCGGTATTCGTGGTGCAGCGCGAACCTCCAGCGGACGAGTAA